Proteins from a single region of Hordeum vulgare subsp. vulgare chromosome 6H, MorexV3_pseudomolecules_assembly, whole genome shotgun sequence:
- the LOC123401306 gene encoding uncharacterized protein LOC123401306 gives MLRLRSSILVHLLSSSPAASPASHLHRLISGAAPAIPPNPSGFTMEEYLVSTCGLTHAHAVKASAKLSHLKSPAKLDGSFTSPRERGAPNLSPPFLSVLDCQICSPASDQSLVRRWLWSRSGQGPSCPGEGERSSSLLSMRAGRWLVPGFFSGTSAGESHPDTAKSSCRC, from the exons atgcTCCGGCTGCGAAGCTCCATCCTCGtccatctcctctcttcttctccgGCCGCCTCTCCCGCATCCCATCTCCACCGCCTCATATCCGGTGCCGCGCCCGCCATTCCCCCGAACCCTAGTGGCTTCACCATGGAGGAGTACCTAGTCTCCACCTGCGGCCTCACACATGCACATGCCGTCAAGGCCTCCGCCAAGCTCTCCCACCTCAAGTCCCCCGCCAAGCTCGACGGCAGCTTCACCTCACCCCGAGAGAGGGGAGCGCCCAACCTGTCCCCTCCCTTTCTCTCGGTCCTCGATTGCCAGATCTGCTCCCCGGCGAGCGACCAATCTCTTGTACGCCGGTGGCTATGGTCCCGCTCGGGCCAGGGGCCTTCGTGTCCTGGAGAAGGCGAGCGGAGTAGTAGCCTCCTGTCGATGCGGGCAGGGCGGTGGCTGGTTCCAG GTTTTTTTTCAGGCACGAGTGCAGGCGAATCTCATCCAGACACGGCAAAGTCAAGCTGCAGATGCTGA